AACAGCGACCTATTGTAAATCATCACCATAAGATATCATTATTTTAGCCCGGTATCGGTTAGTATTAATCCACATTTACAGGCTCGATCACTTCGAATAAAAATGGATTACCATTTAAATATTCTCTAATGTATGCTTGGGCATACTTTTGTTCATCGATTAAACTGGTTGTTTCTCTTGGATCAGAGGAGTGATGGCAGGAGTTCTCGATCATGAACATGACAAAAAAACATTCCAGATCCCGAATATAGTCCGTTTCCAACTTCCTAATACTCTCATAACCTTGGATAAGCATCCATCGATGCTTTGGCCAAAGCTCCAATATGGTGCCTGCCATATCGTAGAGATAATATCCGTACCCACATCTTCCAAAATCAATCGGATAGGGTTGATTATCCTCAAATACCATATTACCGGTATGTAAATCAGCATGAATGAGCCCATAGTTATGTTCACTTGGATGCATCGTGGTAAGTTGGGATACAACCTTCTCAGCTGCATCTTGATACAGCTTCCATCCCTCTTCGGATAAAAAACGCTCATAGTAACGTTCCAACTTAGCCATTTCACGTTTAAAACTTTCTACTCCCCAAGTAGGTCTTACAAAATCAGAAGGTGGATTGAAATCCTTTGCTGCTTCATGGAGCCTGCTCATCAATACACCCATATTATATGCTTGACTATCTGTAAATTCACCTGCTACTTTTTCACCCTCTATCCATCGCATCATCGTTATATAAGGGCGCCTATATCCTGTCTCTGTTTCGATGTCCAATACATAAATACCATCACAATTTGCCATCCCTTCTGGTACATTTAGATCTTTCGATTTGTTCAGGGCTTGTAACAGTAGCAGCTCCGAACGAATTTCCTCTCTGCTTAATCGGTCCGAATGAATGCGAAGTAAATAATTGTTATCTGTACTGGTTTCAATTTTATACGTGATCGTATCGGATAGTTGAATAAACTGGATGTTATCCCATTCTAAGTTATACTTTCGAATTGCAGATAAAGCGACTTTCCTTGCTCTGATTAATAACGCCAGCCGTTCTTCATCAGTATCAAATCTAAAAAAATCATTCATTTGTTATCCCCCTGCAGTTTTTATTTTATGAAGTAAATCAACTACTTCTCTTATATGTTATTATAACGATAGTAAAAGCTTGAAAATATGTAATAAACAATTTAAACTATACTATACACAAAAAAGTCACATTAGGATTTCTTCCAATGCGACTTTTGTTAAGCTATTATTTTGTATAAACGATCTTTTTAATAGTATCGCTTGAAAGGAAAAATCGATCTGAAAGTTTCTCGATAGTGTCACCATCGAGAAACTTTCGCCGGATTCCATCATTTCTAAGATTATAATTTTTCTGCTGCCTGAATTTTCACCCCGATTTTTAACGCAAACCTTTTGATTTAGGGACGCAAACCAATCCACCGTTCATATACTTTTGTATTTCATTTAGTAATTCTTCCGGAAAGATGCTGTCGGCATTTACATATCTCATGATAGCCGCTCCTTAAAATAGTTGAATTTTAATGTAGCAAAGTCTACACTATAACAATTATCACTATCCAGATTTAAACGGTTACTTATATTATTAGCTCTATACAAACAACCGCCGTTGTTCATAAAATAGACTTTGCATAGAACATATCTCGAACATTGTCATAGTGTCTCTCCTTCCTAAATAACATTCAAACTAAAATATGTCTTCATCGGAAATAGAATGCTATCTCAATAGTAAGATATTACTTCAAGTGGGCGAAGTGTCAACACTATACAATTAAGTCGTTTGAGCTAAACTGTCATATCTCATCTATTCCTTACGAACCATCAATATTAGATACTCCACATGTATCGAGTACGTGAATACTTTAAGCTCCTTCCTGCAAACTCAGCGTTGCCGATGCGATATCCAGTTCAATTCTCTGCTTTATCACTAGCGATGATATGGTTCACCTCAGTTAATCTTAAACTAAACTGCCCGCCAGCTTAATGAATTAGAGCAGTGACAAGTAGTTAAATACTTATCTAATCGGTAATCAGATCATTTCCTTTTCGGCAATCGGTACAAGTTCTGGTCTCGAACCAAGGACAAGAACTTTAAAGCTAAAGTATGATCAAATCCTGTGAAATAGGGTAGAATTGTTTTAGTTGCTTTTCCGCAAGAAACCTCTGCACTAATTTAAACATAGTTATTGGAGCCAAATATGACTCCTGCACAAACGAGCCTTAGTTACCGAAGGCTCGTTTTTTGATGCATCATTGTAAAATATCTTTCCAATTCTAATTCAAAGCTTTTTCTTCTTACATCTTTCAACAACAACATTTTACTGCTCTGTTTAATAATTTGTTTAACTTACGCTTACATCGCCGTGAGGCGGTTTTACATACACAAAAAAGGAACTAACGTTTCTATTAGTAGGAAGCTGGAGGTATCGGTTAATGTACACCGATCCGTTCACTCAACAACAAAAAGAGAAATCTGAGGCTGGTTTTCGAACTAAACCAGAGGCTGAACTGGCTGCTGCTGAATTTTTAAGGCAGCTCAAACAAGGGTTCGAACAATCCGACATTCCTTTGGTAGATTACATTCGAAATTGGATAAATAACTACAAAAAAGGAGTTGTACGAAAGAATACAATCAAACTACATGAAAACAACTTAAACACCCATATTAAACCTTATTTTAAGCGTCTGATGCTCAAAGATTTAAAACCAGATATGTATCAGGTCTTTTTGGACTCTCTGTTTAAAAAGGGACTCAGTAAACGTACGGTCGAGATCATCAACTCTACTGTATACTCAGCCACGGAGCATGCATTGATTCAAGGGAAGATATTACGCAATCCATGTAAAGGTTCAATTATTAAAGGAGAGCACAAAAAGAAGACGATCCAATTCATTGATTCTGAAGACATTCCCAAATTCCTTCACACGGCCCGAGGGTATGGGTACATTTATTGGATTTTCTTCAAATTTCTTATTGAAACGGGTTTACGAAAAGGTGAAGCTGCCGCTCTCAGGTGGTCGGATATCAATTTCAAAGAAAAGACGATCCGCGTGGATGAAACACTCGATTTTCAAGCCGGAGACGAGGACGAACTTTTCGGAGATACAAAAACCGGAAATTCTACCCGCACCATTAGTGTAAGTAACGGAATCATAAATGATTTGAGGTATCATGCTTCATGGCAGAATCAAAATAAGATCAATTTAGGGGAGTCCATGTACAGACACGATTTAGATCTCGTCTTGTGCAGGAATGATGGTAGTCCGATGCCTAAATCCAGTCTTTTTATGCTTCGAAGAGAATTTGAGAAAAGCGGGTTTAAGTGAGGATTTAACAATTCATTCTTTGAGACATACTTGTGCTGTGCTGTTACTTGAGGCTGAAGCTGATATGAAATTTGTAAAAGAGCAACTGGGCCACGGCAGCATTCAAATTAAGTCGGATGTATATGCCCACATTTCTTCTAAAATCCAGAAAAACAACATGGATAAGTTCGAAGTATTTACTAAAGGTATTCTTCAAGATTAAATTTTTGTGGGCATTTTGTGGGCACTCTCGTTTTATTTGAATTCATAATGTTTTGCCCACAAAAAGAAAAACCCCTCACGCCATGTGGCGCAAGGGATTCGGGGATTAGTACAACGTGATATATTGATCGCGTTCCCATTGGTGGACTTGTGTTCTATACATATCCCACTCAATTTCTTTCAGCTCATAGAAGTGAGCCAAGGCGTGGTCGCCGAGAGCATCACAGATGACTTCGCTGCGGATCAATTCATTCAATGCTTCTTTCAGGTCAGCTGGCAAGCTTGGAATGCCTTCTTCCACACGCTCTTCTTCTGACATGATGTAGATGTTACGGTCAATTGGAGTTGGTAAGGAAAGCTCACGTTTGATTCCGTCCAGACCTGCTTTTAACAGAACAGACAAAGCCAGGTAAGGGTTAGCAGCCGGATCCGGGTTACGAACCTCAACACGTGTACTCAGACCACGGGAAGCTGGAATACGAATCATTGGGCTACGGTTACTAGCAGACCATGCTACATAACAAGGTGCTTCATAACCTGGTACAAGACGTTTGTATGAGTTCACAGTTGGGTTAGTAATTGCTGCAAACGCACGTGCGTGCTTCAGAGTTCCAGCCATGAAGTGACGAGCAGTTTTGCTCAGACCCAACTCGTCCGACTCATCAACAAATGCGTTCTCATTGCCTTTGAACAAGGATTGGTTACAGTGCATACCGGATCCGTTCATACCAAACAGCGGTTTCGGCATGAATGTAGCATGTAAACCATGCTGACGTGCAATCGTTTTAACAACGAGTTTGAACGTTTGGATCTGGTCAGCAGCTTTCAGAGCATCAGCATATTTAAAGTCAATCTCATGCTGACCTGGAGCTACCTCATGGTGGGAAGCTTCGATCTCAAAGCCCATTTCTTCAAGTGTGATAACGATGTCACGACGACAGTTTTCACCAAGATCCGTAGGCGCAAGATCGAAATAACCACCTTGGTCATTCAGTTCGTTAGTTGGGTTTCCTTTTTCGTCTGTTTTGAACAAGAAGAACTCGGGTTCAGGACCAACGTTAAAGGAAGTGAATCCCATATCTTGGGCTTCCTTCAGGTTTCGTTTCAAGATGCCACGTGGATCTCCTGGGAACGGATTACCATCCGGAAGATATACGTCGCAAATCAGACGTGCAACACGGTTCTCTGCAACCCATGGGAAAATAAGCCAAGAATCTAGATCTGGATAGAGGTACATGTCGGACTCTTCAATACGTACATAACCTTCAATGGAAGATCCATCGAACATCATTTTGTTATCCAGAGCCTTAGTCAACTGACTCACAGGAATCTCAACGTTTTTGATAGCTCCAAGCAAATCAGTAAATTGCAATCGAATGAATCGTACGTTTTCTTCTTTCGAAATGCGGAGAATGTCTTCTTTTGTATAACTCACTATAACCTCTCCCTTTCTTATCTGCGTATTTGGCTTGCCTGTTATATTTGTACATTAGAAAGTTCCACGGGTCAAGGAGTCTCACACGAAAAGTGCATGTTTTCCCCTCACTCGCCAAGTTATGCGAATTTAGTTTTTATTAAAGAATCGGGAAAGCTCTCCCTGAATGAGAGATACTTGTCCTGGTCTCTTACCTGATACAAGCTGCTGCTTCAGCAAGCGATGCAACTGCGTATCGGACAGCTCTCTGCGTTTAACTTCAGTATCTGGCGTGATAACTGTAGCTTCCTCGGATTCTTTTGAAACAGGATTCATCACTTGTTTGATGCCCGCGATGTTAACTCCTTTTTCAATCAAAGCCTTGATCTCTAACAATCTCTCTACGTCATTAAAAGAGAATAACCGTTGATTACCTGACGTTCTCGCAGGAACGATCAAGCTGTGCTGCTCATAGTAACGAATCTGACGTGCAGATAGATCCGTAAGTTTCATTACAATACCAATTGGGAATAAGGCCATATTTCTGCGGATTTCATCACCCATGTTCATCAACCTTCCAGTCATCTATTCTTCACCCTATTGTACATTTAGTTATTACCAAGTGTCAATGACGTGTTAGATAAACTCACAATAATTTACGATCTTTCATAGTCTGTAACGCCATCAAAACGCCATATTTGACATGAGAGTACGTTAATCCGCCTTGCATATACCCGATATACGGCTCCCGAATAGGCGCGTCGGCTGATAATTCCAGACTTCCACCCTGGATGAACGTACCTGCCGCCATAATGACAGGGTGCTCATAACCAGGCATATCCCACGGTTCAGGAACCACATGGCTATCCACAGCTGCTGCACGCTGAATCCCCTGTACGAAGGCGATCAGATGCTCGGCAGAGCTAAGCTTAACAGCCTGGATCAGATCTGTGCGAGCTTCATTCCAGGCGGGTTTGGTTACAAATCCGGATTCAGCAAACATCGCAGCAGCAAACGTACTTCCTTTGATAGCTTGTCCTACAATTGTCGGTGCCATGTAAAGTCCTTGGTAGATGCCACGTGTTGTCCCCAGCATGGCTCCAACCTCTCCCCCAATTCCAGGGGCTGTTAGACGATAAGCTGCCAGCTGTACGTATTGTTCCTTCCCACATATGTATCCACCGGTTTCCGCAATGCCTCCACCAGGATTCTTGATCAGTGATCCGGCCATCAGATCAACTCCAACTTCTGTCGGTTCACGTTCCTCTGTGAATTCACCGTAACAATTATCTACGAATACGATGACATCCTCCTTCAGCGCTTTAACACGCGTAACCATGTCAGCAATCTCAGCAACACAGAAGGATGAGCGCCAGTCATAACCACGTGAACGTTGAATCCCAATGACTTTTGTAGCCGGTGTAATGCTTTTTTCAACTGCTGCCCAATCCACTCCACCTTCATCAGCTAAGGCCGTCTCACGGTAACCGATGCCAAAATCGCGTAATGAACCTGTACCATCACCGGGTTCGCCAATAACTTTATGCAATGTGTCGTAAGGCTTACCCGTGATGTACAATAATTCGTCACCTGGACGCAAAACTCCAAAGAGAGCTGTACTAATCGTATGAGTACCTGAAGCAAAATGAGGACGCACCAACGCGGCTTCCGCGCCGAAAACATCAGCATATACTTCATCAAGCACTTCACGGCCACGATCGTTATAGGCATAACCTGTTGAACCTGCAAAGTGAAAATCACTTACTTTTCGCTGTTGGAAAGCATTAATCACCTTCCATTGATTGTGATCTGTGATCCGATCAATCTGTTGCAGTTGTCCTTCAATCTGACGCTCCACTTGACGTTGAAGTTCAGATATTTCTGAATCAAAGCTTACCATCTTACTTCATTCCCCTTCATAGCACGAATCTGACGTCGAATATCCATTATCGTGTAACTTATCACATCAATATGTCATGAATATTACAATTCAATGAATTCTTCAAGCATATAACCAAATTTCTCATATTCACCTTTTTGCAATTCAACTTCATAAATGACATCATTCTCTTCAAAGCTGGTCTCCACTACATCACCAATTTTATAGAGTACTGACGTAAGATCACCACGTTCTGCCGGAATACGGAAGCGCTTCGTATCACCTGTCAGCTCTGTCTGAATGAATTCACGGATTTTAAGCAGATCCTCCGAGTCTAATGCGCTTACTTTAATATGGTCTTTATCCAATGGAAGCATCTCAAGCTGCTCTGGTGTGCACGCATCTTTTTTGTTATACAGGACTAACTGCGGCTTGTCCCCTGAACCAAGTTCTTGCAGAATCGTATTAACCGTCCGCATCTGATCTTCACGCATAGCTGATGAGGCGTCCACAACATGCAGGATCAGATCTGCCTCATTCACTTCCTCCAACGTTGCACGGAATGCTGCAATCAGATCATGCGGTAGATTTTGAATAAATCCAACCGTGTCGGTAAGTACGATTTCTTTTCCACTCGGAAGTTCCATCGTACGTGATGTAGGATCCAATGTAGCGAATAGCTGATCTTGAATATACACATCTGCAGCCGTCAACTGCTTAAGCAAAGTTGATTTGCCAGCATTGGTATAACCAACAAGGGCTACCTGGACAATACCTGTTTTTTTACGGCGTTCACGATGCAACTTACGATGACGTGTCAATTCTTCCAGATGACGTTTCAGATCATCGATACGACCACGAATGTGACGGCGGTCTGTCTCCAGTTTGCTTTCACCTGGGCCTCTTGTTCCGATTCCGCCCCCGAGTCTGGACAGGTTCTTGCCATGACCCGACAACCGTGGCAGCAAATAGCTATGTTGAGCCAATTCCACTTGAATGATACCTTCTCTAGTATTGGCCCGTTGTGCAAAGATGTCCAAAATCAATTGGGTACGATCAATAATTTTGAGATCGAGGGTTTCTTCCAGATTACGAACCTGTGCACCTGACAATTCCTGATCAAAAATAGCCGTAGTTGCTCCGAGCTCCTCCGCGATTGCACGGAGTTCTTCCACCTTACCTTTACCAATGAACCATTTGGTATCACGTTTTTCCCTGTTCTGAGAAAGTACACTTAGCACTTCCACTCCAGCTGTCTCAGCAAGTTTCACCAGTTCCTCTAAAGAGTACTCAGGGTTAATACCTGTACGTTTTACATCATCCGTAACAAGACTCACCAAGACGGCGCGATCTTTTTTGACCGTATCTGTATCATGTGTACCATTTGTCATGTATATGTTCACTCCCTCTAATTACTAAATTAATCCATTGATATACATTGCCACGAATATGCCATGGCATGCCTTAAGCCGAACCGGTTGGCCCGGCCGGCTGGTGTAAAAACTATATTATCGCTTACTTTCGCTCAAAGTTCAAATCCTCTGTTCGGATTGTCATCAGCTCCAGTTTTCCTGGACTGCCTTCC
This Paenibacillus xylanexedens DNA region includes the following protein-coding sequences:
- the glnA gene encoding type I glutamate--ammonia ligase, translating into MSYTKEDILRISKEENVRFIRLQFTDLLGAIKNVEIPVSQLTKALDNKMMFDGSSIEGYVRIEESDMYLYPDLDSWLIFPWVAENRVARLICDVYLPDGNPFPGDPRGILKRNLKEAQDMGFTSFNVGPEPEFFLFKTDEKGNPTNELNDQGGYFDLAPTDLGENCRRDIVITLEEMGFEIEASHHEVAPGQHEIDFKYADALKAADQIQTFKLVVKTIARQHGLHATFMPKPLFGMNGSGMHCNQSLFKGNENAFVDESDELGLSKTARHFMAGTLKHARAFAAITNPTVNSYKRLVPGYEAPCYVAWSASNRSPMIRIPASRGLSTRVEVRNPDPAANPYLALSVLLKAGLDGIKRELSLPTPIDRNIYIMSEEERVEEGIPSLPADLKEALNELIRSEVICDALGDHALAHFYELKEIEWDMYRTQVHQWERDQYITLY
- a CDS encoding MerR family transcriptional regulator, which translates into the protein MGDEIRRNMALFPIGIVMKLTDLSARQIRYYEQHSLIVPARTSGNQRLFSFNDVERLLEIKALIEKGVNIAGIKQVMNPVSKESEEATVITPDTEVKRRELSDTQLHRLLKQQLVSGKRPGQVSLIQGELSRFFNKN
- the hflX gene encoding GTPase HflX yields the protein MTNGTHDTDTVKKDRAVLVSLVTDDVKRTGINPEYSLEELVKLAETAGVEVLSVLSQNREKRDTKWFIGKGKVEELRAIAEELGATTAIFDQELSGAQVRNLEETLDLKIIDRTQLILDIFAQRANTREGIIQVELAQHSYLLPRLSGHGKNLSRLGGGIGTRGPGESKLETDRRHIRGRIDDLKRHLEELTRHRKLHRERRKKTGIVQVALVGYTNAGKSTLLKQLTAADVYIQDQLFATLDPTSRTMELPSGKEIVLTDTVGFIQNLPHDLIAAFRATLEEVNEADLILHVVDASSAMREDQMRTVNTILQELGSGDKPQLVLYNKKDACTPEQLEMLPLDKDHIKVSALDSEDLLKIREFIQTELTGDTKRFRIPAERGDLTSVLYKIGDVVETSFEENDVIYEVELQKGEYEKFGYMLEEFIEL
- a CDS encoding phosphotransferase enzyme family protein; amino-acid sequence: MNDFFRFDTDEERLALLIRARKVALSAIRKYNLEWDNIQFIQLSDTITYKIETSTDNNYLLRIHSDRLSREEIRSELLLLQALNKSKDLNVPEGMANCDGIYVLDIETETGYRRPYITMMRWIEGEKVAGEFTDSQAYNMGVLMSRLHEAAKDFNPPSDFVRPTWGVESFKREMAKLERYYERFLSEEGWKLYQDAAEKVVSQLTTMHPSEHNYGLIHADLHTGNMVFEDNQPYPIDFGRCGYGYYLYDMAGTILELWPKHRWMLIQGYESIRKLETDYIRDLECFFVMFMIENSCHHSSDPRETTSLIDEQKYAQAYIREYLNGNPFLFEVIEPVNVD
- a CDS encoding aminotransferase class I/II-fold pyridoxal phosphate-dependent enzyme — its product is MVSFDSEISELQRQVERQIEGQLQQIDRITDHNQWKVINAFQQRKVSDFHFAGSTGYAYNDRGREVLDEVYADVFGAEAALVRPHFASGTHTISTALFGVLRPGDELLYITGKPYDTLHKVIGEPGDGTGSLRDFGIGYRETALADEGGVDWAAVEKSITPATKVIGIQRSRGYDWRSSFCVAEIADMVTRVKALKEDVIVFVDNCYGEFTEEREPTEVGVDLMAGSLIKNPGGGIAETGGYICGKEQYVQLAAYRLTAPGIGGEVGAMLGTTRGIYQGLYMAPTIVGQAIKGSTFAAAMFAESGFVTKPAWNEARTDLIQAVKLSSAEHLIAFVQGIQRAAAVDSHVVPEPWDMPGYEHPVIMAAGTFIQGGSLELSADAPIREPYIGYMQGGLTYSHVKYGVLMALQTMKDRKLL